The genomic window ACTGATAGTTTGCCTTTGCCCGCTATCCAAGAGGAAAATCCTAAGAATCTTTACAGTGATTCATCCCTTAATGAACCTGAAGATAAAACAATAATGCATGATATTTTGGTCCCTCCAAATACTGATGGGGATACAACTTTGCAGAATAGAGAGGACCTATGTCGAAGACCACAGGACCCTTTTGTACCTGTGCTTAGTAAGTATGGATCAACTGTTCTTCAATGGCCATCTGAAATGCTAATTTATACAACTACAGAACCATCAATTTCATATAGCTGTAATCCTCTATGTTTTGACTTTAAATCTACCAGATCAAGCAACAGTCTTGAGAAAAATAAGCATAATTTAAATGTTCTTCATTCTCAGCAAATGACTGAAGATTCTTGCATGAGTCCAAATATAGATTGCAAGGATGATTCCATTGCAGAGGCCAATGATTATGAAATTGGAAGTAGTAAGAATGGTTATAACCATGCCATATCACTTATAACTGATGATAATTTTAATAAAGACTGTGATTCTGCAAAAAGCAAGGAGATAGACACAGAGCTTGAAGGTGATCTATATACAACTGAAAAACCAGATAACTTCATTgtcaccaaaaaacaaataaggcaAGGCACTACAGATGAGAAACACAATAAAAAATGGTTAAAGGAAACTCATGAAAATTGGTTTCacagaagtagaaaaaagaaaagaagaagaaaggtatGTCAGCATCATTATGGGGAAGTAACTAAAGAAGAATCAGATGCTTCTTTCAAAATAGAACCAGACACTAATCATGCTGATGTGGCGAAGAACCATGAGTTGGAAACAACTTCAGAAGTAGATAGAGATGAATGTAAAACTACATGGCTAACTAAAGATCAATTAGGGGATCCACATGAATTATTGGACAGAAGACCCAAATCAATGCCCATCTATCTACATAAGAATAAAGGAATGTGTAAGATGTGGAATATGAAGCAAAACAGTGAAGCTGTCAGTTCTAAAAATTTCCATAGGAAAAGCAAAGCTATTTTGCATGGGCCAACAAGTCAAATGTTGTTCAATTCTGGAAAACATAACTTAACATATTCGAGAACATTTTGTAGTTGGAAAGTCAGAACAGCTAGCTGTAGCCATGATCATAATTGTTTAGTGCACCAAAATGAGGTGAAATGCCTGGGTCAGAATCCATCCATCAAAAGAGGGTACAATTCAGTCATTAATGAACCAGACAGATCTTATCGAAAAAGAAGACAGTACACAAACTCTTGTTCATCAGATGAAAGTGTATATAGACAAAATTGTTTAACTGAACAGCATATGAGACCAACAAGGACTTTAGCTAAGCCCCATAAGCCTAAGAAGAAACggaggaggaaaagaactagACTTCATTCTGGATTTAGAGACCAGGAGGTAAGGGGGAAAATAAGTTATAGTTGTGTGAAAGAAAGCTCTTTGTCAAGTAATCTGAGTGACTTAATGACCCAGGAGGAAACAAAGGAAGCCAAACCACAACCCATCCTTGACTTCGCAAGAAACTCGGAACAAACAGGGGCAGAGGAAAATAAGTTGACTCTGAACTCCTCTGGTTTTATTCCTCCGGAAACTAATAGAGAAATAGAATATATGCAAATGGAGAATAATCCAGGGAAAATTCCAGAAACTTTCAAACATGCTCCAGACTCTGTGTTTGACCTCAAACATTCTCCAGACTCTGCGTTTGAACCCAGCAGCACCCTGTCAAAGTTACCAACTGAGAACATAAtggagcaaaaagaaaaacaggaaagtgTAAATATCCACGAAAACCTCCCTCCTTTGAAGCTGCCTAACATAGAAAAGAGTTTTGGTCCTCCTCCGCCCAAATCCTACCTTTGCCATTATGAACTTGCTGAGGCTCTCCAGCAAGAGAAGGTGAATGAAGCAGCAAGTGAATGGCTTCGGTATAATTCAGGAATCCTTAATAGCCAACCACCGTTACCATTCAAAGAAGCACACATAAACGGTCATACTTTTTTAACTACGGAGCAGATCCTTGCGCCATTAGCTCTGCACGATCAGACTTTACTGTTCCCTCTAGAAAACCATGAAAAATTCAAAGATCTGCCCTGTGACGCGTACCAGCACATCATGCCTCCTAGCCTGCTGCCTACCAAGGTCAAGCTGACCTTTGCTCCACCGGCCCTGCAGCCAGTTAGCCCTCCCCTGCAGCCTTTGCCTTTGCAGCAGCCCCTGTGTTCTACCTCGGTAACCACCATCCACCACACGGTCCTGCAGCAACACGCGGCTGCAGCGGCAGCTGCGGCCGCCGCGGCCGCCGCCGCAGGGACCTTCAAAGTGCTCCAGCCCCACCAACAGTTTCTGTCCCAAGTTCCGGCTCTCGCCAGAGCACCTTTACCTCAGATCTCAGTAGGACCCAGACTTTGTCCTACAACTCACACGACTTTTGTTGCACCTCCTCAGTTGCCTATCATTCCATCTTCAGTCCTTCATCCGGGCAACCTGGCTTTTTCCCCTCTGCCCCACGCCCTTTTCCCGTCCCTgctttctccccaccccactgTCATTCCTCTGCAACCTCTCTTTTAGTCGCCAGTCAGAGGGGCAAAGGAAATATCCAAATGAAAGCTATTTCTATCTATTTATGTAAGTGCTCATCGGCTCTGTAATGGTGGAAATCAACAGGCTTACGTTAAGGCCTCATTAATTCGAAATCATTTACTGTAAGTGTAATGATGCAAATGTATACATAACGTTCTTACCCATGATATAATGAAAGCACTGACTAGTCTCAAACTAATATGAACTATATGCTGTATATTAAACTGTATTAGATGATGTATaatgtacataaaatatatttatagtactGTAATTTATGTTGTAAAGTAcgctcttttgttttttaatctttgtgtACTTGCACCTATTTAATGTTTAGAAAGCGGATGCACTATGTTTTGTACTCTGTTCCTTGAAACTGTAAATCCAGTGATGAAATATCTCTTGCAATAAATTTTTGTTAACTATTTAAGTATATCAGGAATCATTTGTTATAATAAGTTGGTTTTCACCATTTGACTAACACCTACTTTGCTTGTCCTTCATGTTTGGAAAATtagatttccattttttctcagcactatttgatctcagaaactgtaaaagaaattgttttaaaatacttttgaTGCTCCAAATGGAAAACCCACTTTTGAAATGAGGAATGGAAGATAATAAATTTATTTGATACAGTATTGTTAGATCTGGCAGTGGCTACTCTTAGGATGAATTGAAATTTCCTAATGTTTGGTctgcattttataggtgaaatcccccaaagtgaaaatattttatttataaattaatataaataaaattttaaaatatatttgtttatagtaGTTATATAGAGAGTACGTTTTTTGCAAATAAAACATTATTCACTGTTTAGGAAAGCTAGATCAGGAACATTCATGATATAATACTTTTGGATTTACAAAGCTGGTAATTAAATTAAACAAGaggaaaccaaaaaaaatggCATAGTTCACTATATACATACattaatcagtcagtcagtcaataagtacttattaaacaACTACTGCATGCCAGTACTCACAGTCAAGGGGGCTGACAGTACacaaacaattatatacaaacaagaaCAAACAgagtaaattagaaataattggAAAGGAAAGTTACCAAAATTAAAAAGgatgagaaaggcttcctgtagatgaGATTACACTAATACAATACTGTGAACTATCAAGTTCTGTGTTCTATAGTTTaacttaacaaacatttattaagcatctgttttAAGTTAAGATTCAGAAAAACAATTTTTCCAATTGGCAAATAAATAAGTACATGAAAGCTAATCTAAAAAGGGAGAGAGCTTTAACAAATAGGACTATGAAGAAAATCAGTTGGATTTGTTCCAACTCAGATGAGCCTTGAAGGCTGGACACTCATTGAAATTTATTGTACTTTCTATGTAACCAATgaagcttttttttcctttttttttctgtttagaatggattttgataaaaaaaaaaaagtcccaaagATACTATATAAGATGAAGCTACTGGGAGATATAGAACTTAGAATACATCAGTGCTAACCCCCCAGAAGTCAAGAAGAAGATTATATGATGTTGGATGTATGGTGAGCAAGGAATCCATAGGTTCCCTTTGGAAAGTGTTGGAATTGAGTTGTCTATAGGCCATC from Monodelphis domestica isolate mMonDom1 chromosome 4, mMonDom1.pri, whole genome shotgun sequence includes these protein-coding regions:
- the ZNF804A gene encoding zinc finger protein 804A; this encodes MECYYIVISSTHLSNGHFRNIKGVFRGPLSKNGNKTLDYAEKENTIAKALEDLKANFYCELCDKQYYKHQEFDNHINSYDHAHKQRLKELKQREYARNVASKSRKDERKQEKALQRLHKLAELRKEATCAPGSGPMFKSTTVTVRENLNEISNGDMVDSVNKEEEFKDTLIYSSQNARDAEVIASAPENANNHKSKPNNLGDQVSGVHGQKVGFSFAFPKKASVKLESSAAAFSEYNDDASAENGFNRRSRFVPGICHHLLSLPTEVVLNPEEKPNSFHSLGEICSEREETPQTPETKEPVSKDDSLLVLPFCQPILPLSADSEGYINSNVLLDQTKPKDVIINQDASIDSDGSELLENKPTTVAIGTDSLPLPAIQEENPKNLYSDSSLNEPEDKTIMHDILVPPNTDGDTTLQNREDLCRRPQDPFVPVLSKYGSTVLQWPSEMLIYTTTEPSISYSCNPLCFDFKSTRSSNSLEKNKHNLNVLHSQQMTEDSCMSPNIDCKDDSIAEANDYEIGSSKNGYNHAISLITDDNFNKDCDSAKSKEIDTELEGDLYTTEKPDNFIVTKKQIRQGTTDEKHNKKWLKETHENWFHRSRKKKRRRKVCQHHYGEVTKEESDASFKIEPDTNHADVAKNHELETTSEVDRDECKTTWLTKDQLGDPHELLDRRPKSMPIYLHKNKGMCKMWNMKQNSEAVSSKNFHRKSKAILHGPTSQMLFNSGKHNLTYSRTFCSWKVRTASCSHDHNCLVHQNEVKCLGQNPSIKRGYNSVINEPDRSYRKRRQYTNSCSSDESVYRQNCLTEQHMRPTRTLAKPHKPKKKRRRKRTRLHSGFRDQEVRGKISYSCVKESSLSSNLSDLMTQEETKEAKPQPILDFARNSEQTGAEENKLTLNSSGFIPPETNREIEYMQMENNPGKIPETFKHAPDSVFDLKHSPDSAFEPSSTLSKLPTENIMEQKEKQESVNIHENLPPLKLPNIEKSFGPPPPKSYLCHYELAEALQQEKVNEAASEWLRYNSGILNSQPPLPFKEAHINGHTFLTTEQILAPLALHDQTLLFPLENHEKFKDLPCDAYQHIMPPSLLPTKVKLTFAPPALQPVSPPLQPLPLQQPLCSTSVTTIHHTVLQQHAAAAAAAAAAAAAAGTFKVLQPHQQFLSQVPALARAPLPQISVGPRLCPTTHTTFVAPPQLPIIPSSVLHPGNLAFSPLPHALFPSLLSPHPTVIPLQPLF